The Sulfurimonas lithotrophica genome includes a region encoding these proteins:
- the cmoB gene encoding tRNA 5-methoxyuridine(34)/uridine 5-oxyacetic acid(34) synthase CmoB has protein sequence MDLEKIREDREKWLTWKNIKPLRDALNNLKNTSYDIELGDVIKIKGDYKGDIKDVAKLMMPWRKGPFELFGTYIDTEWRSNIKYNLLRKHFNLKDRRVADIGCNNGYYMFRMLEDKPSLLVGFDPSPLYRTQFDFINHFVKSDIVYEMLGVEHAEFYEEKFDTIFCLGVLYHRSDPVAMLKQLFRSLDKEGEVILDTFYIDGDEEYALCPKDSYSKIPNIYFVPTIKALKHWCLRAGFESFEVLETSRTDAEEQRKTEWIEGQSLEDFLDPEDETKTVEGYPAPQRVYVRLTKSR, from the coding sequence ATGGATTTAGAGAAAATACGAGAAGATAGAGAAAAATGGCTTACTTGGAAAAATATAAAACCACTTAGAGATGCACTTAATAATTTAAAAAATACCTCTTATGATATAGAACTTGGGGATGTTATAAAGATAAAAGGGGATTACAAAGGCGATATAAAGGATGTCGCAAAACTTATGATGCCGTGGAGAAAAGGTCCTTTTGAACTTTTTGGAACATATATAGATACTGAATGGCGCAGTAATATAAAATATAACCTTTTACGTAAGCATTTTAATTTAAAAGATAGAAGAGTTGCCGATATAGGTTGTAACAACGGTTATTATATGTTTCGTATGTTGGAAGATAAACCCTCATTACTTGTAGGGTTTGACCCTTCTCCTTTGTATAGGACACAGTTTGACTTTATAAATCATTTTGTAAAGAGTGATATAGTTTATGAGATGCTCGGAGTTGAACATGCCGAGTTTTACGAAGAGAAGTTTGATACTATATTTTGTTTGGGTGTTTTATATCATAGAAGTGATCCCGTAGCAATGCTAAAACAGCTTTTTCGCTCGCTGGATAAGGAGGGTGAAGTTATTCTTGATACTTTTTATATAGACGGTGACGAAGAGTATGCACTGTGTCCAAAAGACTCATACTCTAAGATACCAAATATATATTTTGTACCGACGATAAAAGCACTTAAACATTGGTGTCTGCGTGCAGGATTTGAGTCTTTTGAAGTGTTGGAGACATCACGTACAGATGCAGAGGAACAAAGAAAAACCGAGTGGATAGAGGGGCAGTCTTTGGAGGATTTTTTAGATCCTGAAGATGAGACGAAAACGGTTGAAGGGTATCCCGCACCACAACGGGTATATGTTAGGCTTACTAAATCACGCTAG